The genomic segment AAACATCGTCCAGTCGACGGTCGCAGCAGCAGAACGTGTTTTCGAATTATTAGATGAAGAAGAGGAAATCAAAGAAGTGACGACGCATCATCTCGCGCGTGCGAAAGGTGCCGTCGCGTTTGAACACGTCGACTTCGGTTACGGAAAAGACCTCTTGATTGAAGACATGAACATCGATGTCCGACCGGGACAAACCGTCGCCATCGTCGGTCCGACCGGTGCCGGGAAAACGACCTTAATCAACCTGTTGATGCGTTTCTATGAATTGAGCGGTGGTGCGATCCGGATTGACGGGATCGATACGCGAGACATGTCCCGGGAAGACTTGCGGACGACCTTCGGGATGGTCCTGCAAGATACGTGGCTCTTTAATGGGACGATCCGCGATAATCTCGCATACGGAAAAGTCGGAGCATCGGAAGAAGACATCGTCAATGCGGCTAAAGCGGCGCATGCCGACCACTTCATCCGGACGTTGCCGGATGGGTACGATACGGTCTTGAACGAAGAAGCCTCGAACATCTCACAAGGGCAAAAACAATTGTTGACGATTGCCCGTGCGGTCCTCGCCGATCCACCGATCATGATTTTGGATGAAGCGACGTCGAGCGTCGATACGCGGACGGAAATCTTCATCCAGCAGGCGATGCAACGCTTGATGGACGGACGGACGAGTTTCGTCATCGCCCACCGCCTGTCGACGATTAAAGATGCGGACTTAATCCTCGTCATGGATCAAGGACGTGTCATCGAACAAGGAACGCATGAAGCGTTGTTAAAAGCAGATGGTTTCTATGCGGACCTCTACAACAGCCAGTTTTCCGAAAAAGAAGTCGTATGACAGGATCAAAAATGAAGCAGTTCTCCTGAAACGGGGAGCTGCTTTTTTTGTCGGAATAATCCTTTTCCTTGATTTTTAATACCGCAGGGGGTATATTATGGACAGAAATCATTTTGCCGAACGGGCAACAAAAGGAGAGAACTTCCATGAAAAACATGTCGACGACTGAACTTGAACAAACACTTCAAACGGATGCATCCATCCAGTTGATTGATGTCCGGGAAACGGATGAATACGCAGGTGGTCATATCGAACAAGCTAAAAATGTTCCGCTATCTGAATTGACGGAACGTACGGCTGAACTGGATGCGAAACAACCGATTCACGTCATTTGCTTATCTGGTGGACGGAGTATGAATGCTTCGATGTATTTGGAGCAAGCGGGCTTCGACGTCACGAACGTCGACGGCGGAATGATGAGCTGGGAAGGAAACGTCACACGCTAAGCAACAATCAATCGGGTACGACCATTCAACTAAAGGAGGAATCGTTATGTTATTACGCTATTTCTATGATGAAAAATTAGCACAAGCTTCATATATGGTAGGGTGCCAGAAGACGGGGGAAGCGATCGTCATCGATCCGGCACGAAACATCGAACCGTACCTCAAAGAAGCGGAAAAAGAAGGGCTTCGAATTTCGGCGACAGCGGAAACACACATTCATGCTGATTTCGTTTCTGGGACACGCGAATTCGCGAAACGTCTCGGAACGACAGCTTATCTATCAGATGAAGGCGATGCTTCTTGGAAGTATGGTTTTGCTTCAGAGATTGATGCCTGTCTCGTCAAAGACGGGGAGACGTTCAAAGTCGGGAATGTGACGCTTGAAGTCATGCATACACCAGGTCATACGCCGGAACATATCTCGTTTGTCTTATACGATCGTGATCAAACGGTTCCGATGGGAATATTTACGGGCGACTTCGTCTTCGTCGGCGATATCGGACGTCCGGATTTACTGGAAGAAGCTGCCGGTATTCAAGGAACGACAGCCCTTGGTGCGAAGCAAATGTTCCAGTCCTTGAAACGCTTCAAACAATTGCCTGACTTCACACAAGTCTGGCCAGGACACGGTGCAGGAAGCGCGTGCGGGAAAGCACTCGGTGCTGTTCCGACATCAACGGTCGGCTACGAAAAAGCGACGAACTGGGCACTCCAGATGGAGGATGAAGCAGCATTCGTCAAAGAATTGACAACGGATCAACCAGAACCACCGAACTACTTCGCGATGATGAAAAAAGTGAATAAGGAAGGCATTGCCGTGACGACAGGAATCGATCGTCCACGCCTTGCTGAAGCGAACACGGTGGGAGAACTCGTCAAGACGATGCAAGTCGTCGATACACGAGACGGAAAAACATTCGGTGCCGGACATGTGCCGGGGACAATCAACATTCCTTACAATTCGAAATTCGTTGCCTGGGCAGGCTGGTTAGTCGATTTCAATCAGGATATCGCCATCCTCGCGGCAGCGGATCAACTGGAAACGATTCAAACGGATTTACAATCGATCGGACTGGATCGTTTCGTGACATTGATTGATGTCGAAGAACTCACAGCGGGTCAGTTAACAGAAAGTTATCCAGACTGGACAGCCGACAAAGCCATCGCAGCAGCTGAAGCCGGTGACGTCTATGTCCTTGACGTCCGTAATAAAACGGAGTGGGAGGAGAGCCATTATGAACAGGCTCACCGGATTTTACTTGGAAAACTCGCGTCACGTCATGAAGAACTTCCGAGCGACCAACCGATTGCTGTCCACTGTGCATCAGGGGTTCGGTCACGGATGGCGGTCAGCGTCCTCCAATCAATCGGTGTGAAGAATGTGATTAACATCGACGGTGGGTATGCAGCGATTGAAGACGTCTTAGATGGTTCTAAAATAGCAACGACACGTTAATTACTCATAATGTAAATGGATGTTCTCTTACGAGAATGTCCATTTTTTTATATATTTTTTTAGGAGAAATATTTAGTGTTGTAAATTGTTTAACTTATCCTTTAGTGGGGGAAATTAAAGAAGTGTCAGAAATATATGAATTCATTTTAGAGATGAAGGGGTGTGGAAAGATGAACAACTTTTGGAACACGACGTCATTTGACGCAAACGGGATTCTTGGAACTCTCGGAAATATTTTAGGTGCATTGATCGTATTCCTGATTGGATGGCTGATCGCGAAATTGATTGCGAATGGCATTCAAAAAGCACTAGAAAAATCAGGTGTCGTCGAGAAATTGATGCCAGAAAAGTCAGCTGAATCGAAAACGGAGAAAAAGAAATGGACGCCAGAAAAAGTTATCGGCACAGTCATTTTTTGGGTCGTGATGGTTTTTGTACTAATTTTAGTATTCAATATTCTTAACCTCGGAATCATCGCAGCACCGCTCGCAGACACGATGAGTACGTTGCTTGGTGCCATCCCGAATATCTTGAAAGCAGCACTTGTTCTATTATTCGCCTATGTTCTTGCCGTCGTCTTACGGATGATCATCGTCAAAGGCGGAACGAAGTTGATGGCGAATGAAAAAGTTCGGTCAAATAAAATGTTGCAAGGACAAACCGATTTATCGAACTATCCGAAAATTGCTGGAGACATCGTCTTTTACTTGGTCTTGTTGATTTTCCTACCAGGTGTACTCGATGCCTTGAACATCAGTAGTGTTTCGGAACCGTTCAGTCAACTATTATCGTCATTCCTTAGTTTCATCCCACGTCTGATTGCTGCTGCAGCTATCTTCTTCGTCGGATACCTTGTTGCGAAAATCGTCCGCGATATCGTGACGAACTTTCTTCATGCAGTTGGAACAGATAAATTTGCTTCACGCTTTAATTTAGGTACAAACGATCAAAAAGATAAAAAATCCCTTTCTTCTATTTTGGGAACAGTCGTCTTCATCTTAATTTTGATTCCAATCACGATTTCAGCACTGGATCAACTTAATATTAAAGGAATATCAGAACCCGCGATTAACATGCTAAATGATGTACTTGGGATGATTCCGAACATCATCATCGGTGTCGTCTTAATTCTTGTTGGTCTTTATGTCGGACGTTTCGTCAAGAAATTCGTCGCGGATCTCTTGTCACGCCTTGGATTTGATAACTTGACACGTCACCTGAAAATCGGTAACTGGGATGCGAATAATACGTCGACATCGCCATCATCGATTGTTGGCTCACTCGTTGAAATTATTATCGTCGTCCTGTTCGTCGTCGAAGCCTTCAATCTGATTGGTCTTGACTTCATGGTCGATCTCGGACGAGCTGTTCTTGCTTTCCTTCCGAGCGTCTTGACGGCAATCGTCATCTTGGCGATTGGTATCATCGTCAGCAACTTGGTGAAACGTACGATGGATAGCTTGTTTGCGAAATCCGATTTAAAAGTACTTTCAAGCGTCGCGAAGTACGCTATCCTTGCTCTTGCTGTCTTCATGGCCCTTGATCAGCTTGGAGTTGCGGCAACAATCGTCAACTCCGCGTTCATCTTGATTCTCGGAGCAGTTGCCCTTGCCTTCGGTCTCGCCTTTGGTTTAGGTGGTCGTGATAATGCGTCACGTTATCTTGATCGTCTCCAGAAAAAAGCGGAAAACGCAGACATCGACACATCTAACTTATCATCAAACAACACACCGTCTGCGTCAACAAAACCTAGCTTAAAAGATGCAGCAAAAGGTGCAGCATCGAACGCAGCAGACGATGTCACGCCAGACCGTGCCCCACGTGCTTCCCGTTCGACGGAATCGACTGATGAGAAACCGACGCACGGTAAGCCGAAAGGTGCGCTTCCTGAAAATGATTTGGCACAACAGGATGATTATCCGATTGACCCGGATCTTGGACCGAACCTCGATCATCCGAATGATCGTCCGTAAGTAGAAAAGAGACTCCTTCGTGCACTTGCGAAGGGGTTTTTAGTGCGTCAACGCATCTTTGCATATATGCATTGTAGTAAGTAAACAAAAGTGGTTTGACCAATTTGTGAAAAAACACAGAAAGGGCGACTTATAAAAGCTAACATCGTTTGTTATGATGAGAAGGTCAATCAGAAAATGATTTGAATATTCAGAAAAAAGAGAAAAGTTCGGAGGATGAATCATGAGTTTGCTTCGTAAAAAAGATGTCAGCGTAATGATGGAAAACAAAAGTCATTCTAAGCTTGCGCGTCATCTATCTGGTTTCGATTTAATCTTACTCGGAATCGGTGCCATCATTGGTACAGGTATTTTCGTATTAACAGGAACAGGCGCCTTATACGCAGGTCCAGCATTACCGGTCTCATTTATTATTTCAGCCATCGTTTGTGCGTTAGCCGCTCTCTGTTATGCCGAATTTTCCTCAATGATTCCTGTCTCGGGTAGTGTATATACGTACACCTACGCTACGATTGGCGAACTCGTTGCCTGGATCATCGGGTGGTGTTTGATTTTAGAATACGGTCTCGCTTCGAGTGCTGTCGCGACAGGGTGGTCAGGTTACTTCCAGTCGCTGTTATCCGGATTCGGCATTGAACTTCCGACAGCACTCCGTGCCGCACCGGGGGCCGTACCAGGCAGTGACACGTTCTTTAACTTACCGGCATTCTTGATTTTGATGGTCATTACGTTCTTGTTGTCACTTGGAATCAAGGAAACAAAACGCGTGAACAATGTGATGGTACTTGTTAAAGTCGCCGTCGTCATCTTGTTCATCGTCGTCGGGATTTGGTACGTTGAACCAAGCAACTATACACCATTTGCGCCATTCGGAATCAGCGGCGTCCTGCAAGCGTCGGCGATTGCCTTTTTTGCTTACCTTGGCTTCGATGCCGTCACGTCGGCAGCAGAAGAAGTAAAGGATCCCGGTCGGAATTTACCGATTGGCATTTTAGGATCACTCGCAATCGTTACCGTCTTGTACGTCGTCGTCTCTGCAATCATGGTCGGAATCGTCCCGTTCAAACAATTTGAAGGTGTCGATAGTCCGGTTTCGCTTGCGTTGAAAGTCGCAGGTCAAAACTGGGTTGCCGGCTTTGTTGATTTAGGAGCCATCGTCGGGATGACGACGGTCATTCTCGTCATGACGTTTGGTCTCGTCCGTCTGTTGTTCGCGATGAGCCGTGACGGGTTATTGCCGAAAGTCTTCTCGGACGTCAATGAAAAATCGCATACACCGGTCAAGGCGACTTGGATTCTCGGTACCGCTTCTGGTTTGATTGCTGGATTCGTCCCACTCGGTACGTTGGCGGAATTGATTAACATCGGGACACTCGCTGCGTTCGCTTTAATCTCCGTCGCCGTCATCATCTTGCGTCGGACGCGTCCTGACTTAAAACGGGCATTCAAAGTCCCGTTCGTCCCGGTTCTTCCGATTTTATCAGTCCTCGCATGTATCATGTTGATGTTGAATCTTCAAACCTTTACATGGATTGCGTTCTTCATCTGGACGGCGATTGGTTTGCTTGTCTACTTCGGTTACGGAAGAAGCCGTTCGAAATTAAATTAAGTACATGATCACTCTCGATTTCATCGAGGGTGATTTTTTGTTGGAAACAAGTGCAGGAAACCTCTCTCAAAGAGTCGAACGATTGAAGAGAGAAGAGGAGGAACTACATATGATTCATATTAAAAGAAATCCTGATTTAGAATCTGCCTACAAAGCGATGCAAGAAGGGTTCAGCGATTACATAATTCCGCTCGGTTTGTCACTTGAAGTTTTTCAGGAACGGATTTTGACGCGGGATGCTAACCAGTTGGAGCACTCGTTTGTCGCTTTTCATGGAGAACGACCTGTCGGGTTATGGCTGAACGGTCTCAAGAAAATCAAGAAGGAACAAGTCATGCGGTGTGGTGGTCTTGGTATAGATCCGCAGTATCGCCGTCTCGGCATCGCAAAAGCATTATACGAGGCTCAACTAAGTTATGCGAAAGAGCTGGAAGTCGATCGATTGATGCTTGAAGTCATCCAAGGTAATACACCTGCAATTGATTTGTATCACCATCTCGGCTACCGCCAAGACCATGAACTCGGTTATTTTCAGCGCGATGAACCGAACCAGGTGAATCCACTCGTTGAGATTGATGAAGTGGCATTTGAACGGAGATACGCCCAACAAGGCGAATACATCTGGCAACAAGATCCGGGCGTGATGAAATATAGGAAGGCCACCTATTATGAACTCGACGGAGCATTCATCGCTGCTTCAAACGACTCGATTTTTGCCATCTTGACAGAAGAATCGGAGGTCGCACGCATCGCAACGGAAGCGACCCGACGTTTGAGTGGAACGACGTATCAATTGCAGTCGACGAATCCACTCGTCTGGGAAGCATTGCGTGAAGAAGGATGGGCACAGCGTGATTTAAAACAATTCGTCATGAGTAAAGCGATTCGTTAACGAAAAAAATAGCCATCGTTCGTAAGTAGCAACCACTACTTTGGAACGAATGGCTATTTGTCATGTCCATAAACTAATCATGACGATGATGGCGAAAATTACGAATAAGATTCCAGTGCCACCCAGCATGATAAGCATAATTTTGTTCATCATTGGAAAATGCCTCATCTCTAAGAATGAATTTATGAAGAAATACGTGCTATATAATCTTGAATCATCACAAGATGCGACCCGACGATATTATCCGGCAAGTCCGTCAGCGACACATACGTCAATGCAACACTTTCATCACTGACACGGAGTGTGCCGGAAGTATCGGACGCAATGTACGCAAGGGTGACGCTTTGAAAGACATCCCCATTCGCGAGTGTCGTGACATAATTTTTACCGGAGTAGACACCAAGCAACGCAAGCGTCTCCGCAACGAGTCCGGTTTCTTCGAATAACTCACGTCGGGCCGTCTCTTCCGTCGATTCTTCCCATTCCATGAGACCACCCGGAAGACCGAAACGTGCTTGATCTTCATTTCGTTGTTCGAGTAAAATCTGACCTTCCTTAATGACGAGAACGACGGCACCGACTAAAATCAGCGGAGTGGGTCCGACTAAATCACGGATGGATTTGACGTAATTCATCGCGGCACCTCCTGATGGAACGGGCATCCCGTAGCTTGCGTCTGTTTCGGGAAAAAGTTCGGTCGCTGTAACGCATTGTCATAATCTTTATGGAAGACGTGTGTCGCTGCTCCGCTCATCGGCGGAACGAGCCACGACCATTCCCCAGTGACGTCGCGACCGCAAGTGGCTTCATTTTTTTCGAACCGGGCGAATTGTTTAGCCGCCGTATGATGATCGACGATCGTCACTCCGGACCGCTCGAAGGATTCGAGGACGGCGACATTGAGTTCGACGAGGGCCCGGTCTTTCCATAAGGCGCGTTCGCGGGACGTGTTCAGACCAAGTTGTTTTGCGACAAGCGGTAAGAGATTATAACGGTCCGCGTCAGCAAGATTTCGGGCTCCGATTTCAGTTCCCATATACCAGCCATTGAACGGAGCACATGGGTACGAAATGCCGCCGATTTCAAGGCGCATGTCGGAAATCATCGGGACCGCGTACCACTTGATTTCGCGTCCGGCGAATAAGTCGTATTCGGGATGGATGATCGTAACTTCAAGAATCAGTTCTTGCGGAATCTCATGGACTGTCACTTGACCATCAAGTTCAATCAGGAGCGGCAAAATATCAAAGGCCGTTCCTTGTCCTGTCCAACCAAGTGCCTGGCACTGCTTCGTGAAGGCAAGCGATGCCGGGTCACCAAGAACGCCGTCGACCGTTTCGTATCCAGCGTAACGAATCAATTGATGATTGAGGACGCGGACACGTTGCGGATGGAAAATCGTGATTGTCGAGCGGATCCGTCCCTCATTGGTGGCGTGGCGAATGTGGTGGAACAACGCGTCTCGAATCGCTTCGATTGTTGTCGCCGCACGGGCATCGATGACGTGCAGTTGATCCCAAAAGAGCCGTCCGATGCACCGGTTGCTGTTACGCCAAGCAAGTTTCGCTCCGAACGTCACTTCATCCGTTGTTTGTGTATAGCTTCCCGTTCGTAAAATTTCATCGCGCACGTCGTTCAAACGATTTTGTGTATGTGGTGTCTCTTCTATATAAGTCGTCAAGAAGCGTTCTGCTTCGTCTAGTAAATGTTGCACGGCGTTTGAGTCCTTTCTTCATCCAAAGCGACAGAGTTTCTTATTCTAGTGTACAAGGTGAATGGGGGGAGCGCCAACTCATAGCAATTGCCCGTTTTTTGACACGTTCAAAAGACGTTCGCAGATTAAGCGGGAGAGGGAAGGGGGATAGATAAGAGAATCAATCGAAAGTGAGGAACTTGGCATGTCTTTAGTCAAACCGGTTTTTATTCGCTTTTTTGGCGAAGCTTTTTTTGATAAGTCGGCACAGCTCGCCTATTATTTGATGTTGTCCTTATTTCCATTCTTATTATTCGTTGTCGGATTAGTATCTTTTTTACCGTTCACTTCCGGTGAAGTCCTTGATTTGATTCGTCCTTTCGCACCAGCGGAAACCTATGATTTAATTCGCCGAAATGTCGTAGGGATTTTTGACGAAGGGGGATTAAAACTTGCTTCGATTAGCTTCATCGCAGCCTTTTGGCTCGCCTCGATGTCGGTCCAGTCGCTTGTCCGTTCCCTCAATGACGCCCTTGAGGTAACAAGGAAAGTGCCGTTTTGGCGGGGCTTATTACAAGATTTCGGATTTACGATTGGTATGATGTTCATCTTGCCGTTTTCGCTACTTGTTCCGGTCGCCGAGAAATTGGCCCGGCGTTTCATCAGTCATTTTGCACTCATCGCAGATATTGCAGCGGACTATTCGTCCATCTGGTTTGTATTCCGCTGGGGGCTCGGTTCCTTGTTTCTATTCGTGTTCTTTGTGTTATTGTATCGCGTTTTACCAAGTGTTCGATTAACGATTCGTCAAGTACTCCCGGGGGCATTGTTTACGACGATTGCCTGGCAGGTCGTATCGGAAGCCTTCTCGTACTATGCGGAGTTTGGGAGTTACAATCGTCTCTACGGTCAGCTCGCAGGAATCATCGTCTTGATGACCTGGTTTTATTTATCCTCCGTCGTTTTGATGCTCGGTGGATTGATGAACGCAGAACGAATGCGGCAGAAAAAAGAGGCGAAGATCATGAAGCCTGAAAAAATCAAAAAAGAAACTGTCCGCTGAGGGCAGTTTCTTTAGCGTGTAGATAAACTCTTATGAAGCGTGAAAATGCGATATCGAGAGACAATCCGTTCGCGTTTCTTTGTCTCGCATCGTCTTCAAAGCGGCAATCGGTCGCGGTTCTAAAGCGATTCGAGACGGAGTGCGATTTAAACCGCCTGCATGCCCAGCTTTCCGTCACGACATCCTCTAAAAAGCGTCACGTTTCGTTGACTCCTACGGGAAAAAGTGCGTTTTCAACGCACTTTCAGAGGCAGGCAAGACCCTGCTCGTTGTCCGTGAGGATCAAGGAGCAATGGCTTGCGCCTCGCCCGAGGAAAGCAACGAAAAAAGACGCTTGATCTCCTGATAACACGTTGTCTTCAGTTTGCAGATAAAGGGTTATGAAGATTATTTTTCGCTTTGGACGCGATTCAAAAAAACTCATGTCCTAGGAATGTCTACTTCTTACTTTTTGATAGAAAAATAGAAGCAATAATCCAATCGTAAAGACACCGAGCAAGATGAGCGATCCTGTTTCCTGCCCTAAGACTTTTAAAATGACACTGACGGCGACGACGGCGTAAAAGACGCCAAGACTCTTCCGGACGAAATGGTCTTCAAATAGATGAAGCAAGGAAGCACCGATCGGAGAGCCGATAAACGCACCGACGATTAAAGCAATGCCGAGATAAAGCGGAGCCTCGGTACCGGAAGCAAGATAACTGGTGACACCGCCGAGGACGATCAGTGTCGCCGAGGCGATGCTCGTGCCGATGGCTTGTTTGAGTGGGAAACGGACCCAACCCATCAAGAGTGGGGTAAGCAAGAAGCCACCACTGACCCCCATGAGGGATGACAGAATTCCGGCAGCAAATCCGATCACCATCAATTTATAGAGATTCGCTTGTGTGACGTGTCCTTCGACTGGTTTTCGTTTCGATGGTTTTAAGAATTGAATCGCAAACCACGTCAACAAGACGATGTAGAGGACGGAAATCATGGCATCGGCACCGGTCCGTTGTTCGAGCCAAAAGACGACCGGCGTGATGACTGCAGAACCGACGATCCCCGATAATCCGACGGCTAACGCATCACGGGCATGGAAATTTTTCAGACGCATATGCGATACCGTCCCGGTCACGGTCGAACCGAGTGTCAATAACAGACTGAGGACGATCGCGGTACTGGGTGGATAACCGAGGATTAATAAAAGAGGAGTTAAAATAATTCCTCCGCCGATTCCGAAAAAGCCGGATAGAATACCAATTACTGCTCCAAGTATGATAAATAGTACAAACTCCATATGAGCCCTTCTTTCATGTTTTGTTTCTTTGTGTAATTAGTATAAGTGAACAGATATTATTATGAAAATGAATTATAATAATGATAATGATTTAAAAAAATAATAAGGTGGTAGATATAGATGAAACTGCATGAATTAAAAACATTCGTAACACTTGTAGATACAAAACATTTTACGCGAACGGCTGAACTCTTGTTTATTTCACAACCGACAGTTAGTGTTCACTTAAAACGATTAGAGGAAGATTTAGGACAACTATTATTACTTCGTAACGTGTTTAATGCATCGCTTGAAGTGTCTGATGCAGGCTGGGTTGTGTATCACCATGCAAAAGAAATGTTGTTTCAAGCAGAACAAATGCAATTAGAACTAGATGAACTGAAAGGTTTCATTCGGGGGACACTACGACTTGCAGCAACGCATACCATTTATGAAACGATATTAGAAGAGATGATCCATGACTTCTTAATTGCATACCCAGATGTCTCAATTGACGCACGGATTATGAACCATGATCAAGTTGAACAAGCGTTATTACATCATGAAATTGATATCGGACTTGTCGAAGGTGATCCGTTAGTTCAAAACATCAATTGTATTCCTTTTGCGAAGGATCAGTTACATGTCATCGGGCGGACAGAGTTGGACATGTTAGAAGCTACTTGGATTTTTAGAGAGGAAGGTTCAGCTGCACGTGTTGCCTTGATGCGGTGGTTGGAAGAAAAAAAGATTCAGCCTCAAAAAACTATAACGGTTCACTCTAATCATTTAATCCGTCAACTGATTATGAATGGAACTGGTATTTCGACATTATCAGAACGATTTATTCAACCCTTAAAAAAATCGAATGACTACCGAATTTATGCAGAAGACATTGAACAAAGAACATTTCAATTTGCGATTCCAAAAGCACATCCATCCCGTCTCGCGCTCAAGTGGATTGAAGAAACGATAAAGAAATCTTGACTCCATCAATTAATTAAAGCTACTTATTATGTTTTTTTATTTAGTCTATTAATCAAAACTATGATAACAGTAAAAATATGGGGGTTATAATGTAGGGGATTCTTTTAGTAAAGCGATAACGAGGGGGAATTTATGAATGAAAAAGGAAAAAATGATTGTCGTAACGATCATGTTCTTCATCATCGGTCTATTTGTGTGGGTCAAATTTTTAGCACCGACAGAAGAAAACGTCATACAAGCAGCACATGGACCGAGTCTGAACACCTTGGACCAAGAAGCGAATGCAGAAGACATCAAGCAAGGGAGAGACTATATCAATCATACAAGTAGTCTTCTTCCTGATCATGTGGGAAGTACGATGTCATGTGCTAGTTGTCATGCGACAGGAGCAACAGGTGGATCACTTGATTTAGTTGGGGTCACAAAAGAGTATCCACAATATAATAAGCGTGCGGGGAAAGATGTTTCCATTGAAGAACGTGTAAATGGGTGTTTTACACGAAGC from the Exiguobacterium oxidotolerans JCM 12280 genome contains:
- a CDS encoding MBL fold metallo-hydrolase, coding for MLLRYFYDEKLAQASYMVGCQKTGEAIVIDPARNIEPYLKEAEKEGLRISATAETHIHADFVSGTREFAKRLGTTAYLSDEGDASWKYGFASEIDACLVKDGETFKVGNVTLEVMHTPGHTPEHISFVLYDRDQTVPMGIFTGDFVFVGDIGRPDLLEEAAGIQGTTALGAKQMFQSLKRFKQLPDFTQVWPGHGAGSACGKALGAVPTSTVGYEKATNWALQMEDEAAFVKELTTDQPEPPNYFAMMKKVNKEGIAVTTGIDRPRLAEANTVGELVKTMQVVDTRDGKTFGAGHVPGTINIPYNSKFVAWAGWLVDFNQDIAILAAADQLETIQTDLQSIGLDRFVTLIDVEELTAGQLTESYPDWTADKAIAAAEAGDVYVLDVRNKTEWEESHYEQAHRILLGKLASRHEELPSDQPIAVHCASGVRSRMAVSVLQSIGVKNVINIDGGYAAIEDVLDGSKIATTR
- a CDS encoding mechanosensitive ion channel — its product is MNNFWNTTSFDANGILGTLGNILGALIVFLIGWLIAKLIANGIQKALEKSGVVEKLMPEKSAESKTEKKKWTPEKVIGTVIFWVVMVFVLILVFNILNLGIIAAPLADTMSTLLGAIPNILKAALVLLFAYVLAVVLRMIIVKGGTKLMANEKVRSNKMLQGQTDLSNYPKIAGDIVFYLVLLIFLPGVLDALNISSVSEPFSQLLSSFLSFIPRLIAAAAIFFVGYLVAKIVRDIVTNFLHAVGTDKFASRFNLGTNDQKDKKSLSSILGTVVFILILIPITISALDQLNIKGISEPAINMLNDVLGMIPNIIIGVVLILVGLYVGRFVKKFVADLLSRLGFDNLTRHLKIGNWDANNTSTSPSSIVGSLVEIIIVVLFVVEAFNLIGLDFMVDLGRAVLAFLPSVLTAIVILAIGIIVSNLVKRTMDSLFAKSDLKVLSSVAKYAILALAVFMALDQLGVAATIVNSAFILILGAVALAFGLAFGLGGRDNASRYLDRLQKKAENADIDTSNLSSNNTPSASTKPSLKDAAKGAASNAADDVTPDRAPRASRSTESTDEKPTHGKPKGALPENDLAQQDDYPIDPDLGPNLDHPNDRP
- a CDS encoding amino acid permease, which translates into the protein MSLLRKKDVSVMMENKSHSKLARHLSGFDLILLGIGAIIGTGIFVLTGTGALYAGPALPVSFIISAIVCALAALCYAEFSSMIPVSGSVYTYTYATIGELVAWIIGWCLILEYGLASSAVATGWSGYFQSLLSGFGIELPTALRAAPGAVPGSDTFFNLPAFLILMVITFLLSLGIKETKRVNNVMVLVKVAVVILFIVVGIWYVEPSNYTPFAPFGISGVLQASAIAFFAYLGFDAVTSAAEEVKDPGRNLPIGILGSLAIVTVLYVVVSAIMVGIVPFKQFEGVDSPVSLALKVAGQNWVAGFVDLGAIVGMTTVILVMTFGLVRLLFAMSRDGLLPKVFSDVNEKSHTPVKATWILGTASGLIAGFVPLGTLAELINIGTLAAFALISVAVIILRRTRPDLKRAFKVPFVPVLPILSVLACIMLMLNLQTFTWIAFFIWTAIGLLVYFGYGRSRSKLN
- a CDS encoding NUDIX hydrolase, whose translation is MNYVKSIRDLVGPTPLILVGAVVLVIKEGQILLEQRNEDQARFGLPGGLMEWEESTEETARRELFEETGLVAETLALLGVYSGKNYVTTLANGDVFQSVTLAYIASDTSGTLRVSDESVALTYVSLTDLPDNIVGSHLVMIQDYIARISS
- a CDS encoding GNAT family N-acetyltransferase, whose amino-acid sequence is MIHIKRNPDLESAYKAMQEGFSDYIIPLGLSLEVFQERILTRDANQLEHSFVAFHGERPVGLWLNGLKKIKKEQVMRCGGLGIDPQYRRLGIAKALYEAQLSYAKELEVDRLMLEVIQGNTPAIDLYHHLGYRQDHELGYFQRDEPNQVNPLVEIDEVAFERRYAQQGEYIWQQDPGVMKYRKATYYELDGAFIAASNDSIFAILTEESEVARIATEATRRLSGTTYQLQSTNPLVWEALREEGWAQRDLKQFVMSKAIR
- a CDS encoding rhodanese-like domain-containing protein, coding for MKNMSTTELEQTLQTDASIQLIDVRETDEYAGGHIEQAKNVPLSELTERTAELDAKQPIHVICLSGGRSMNASMYLEQAGFDVTNVDGGMMSWEGNVTR
- a CDS encoding nitric oxide synthase oxygenase, whose product is MQHLLDEAERFLTTYIEETPHTQNRLNDVRDEILRTGSYTQTTDEVTFGAKLAWRNSNRCIGRLFWDQLHVIDARAATTIEAIRDALFHHIRHATNEGRIRSTITIFHPQRVRVLNHQLIRYAGYETVDGVLGDPASLAFTKQCQALGWTGQGTAFDILPLLIELDGQVTVHEIPQELILEVTIIHPEYDLFAGREIKWYAVPMISDMRLEIGGISYPCAPFNGWYMGTEIGARNLADADRYNLLPLVAKQLGLNTSRERALWKDRALVELNVAVLESFERSGVTIVDHHTAAKQFARFEKNEATCGRDVTGEWSWLVPPMSGAATHVFHKDYDNALQRPNFFPKQTQATGCPFHQEVPR
- a CDS encoding YihY/virulence factor BrkB family protein, whose amino-acid sequence is MSLVKPVFIRFFGEAFFDKSAQLAYYLMLSLFPFLLFVVGLVSFLPFTSGEVLDLIRPFAPAETYDLIRRNVVGIFDEGGLKLASISFIAAFWLASMSVQSLVRSLNDALEVTRKVPFWRGLLQDFGFTIGMMFILPFSLLVPVAEKLARRFISHFALIADIAADYSSIWFVFRWGLGSLFLFVFFVLLYRVLPSVRLTIRQVLPGALFTTIAWQVVSEAFSYYAEFGSYNRLYGQLAGIIVLMTWFYLSSVVLMLGGLMNAERMRQKKEAKIMKPEKIKKETVR